One region of Streptomyces rishiriensis genomic DNA includes:
- the trpD gene encoding anthranilate phosphoribosyltransferase → MSAVTPAGGDTAAGRSWPEVLNGLLYGRDQDADATFWALDRIMRGEATDAQIAGFVVALRAKGETVAEINGLVRAMYEHANLIEVPGQTVDIVGTGGDGAKTVNISTMSAIVVAGSGATVVKHGNRAASSASGASDVLEKLGVNLELTPRRVAEVAQEAGITFCFAIKFHPALRHVGAARGQLGIRTVFNVLGPLTNPAKVRAQAVGVADPRMAPVVAGVFAERGNSSLVFRGDDGLDELTTTATSHVWVVRDGKVTEETFDPRDVGLELVPVEALRGGDPSFNAEVARRLLEGESGPVRDAVLLNSAAALVALEPGSGTLAEQLRGGMDRAAESIDSGAAKRALDRWVAATNA, encoded by the coding sequence ATGAGCGCTGTGACCCCCGCTGGAGGCGACACCGCGGCGGGCCGTTCCTGGCCCGAGGTGCTGAACGGTCTGCTGTACGGACGCGACCAGGACGCCGACGCCACCTTCTGGGCGCTGGACCGGATCATGCGCGGCGAGGCGACCGACGCGCAGATCGCCGGGTTCGTGGTGGCGCTGCGGGCCAAGGGTGAGACCGTCGCCGAGATCAACGGGCTCGTCCGGGCGATGTACGAGCACGCCAACCTGATCGAGGTGCCCGGCCAGACCGTCGACATCGTCGGCACGGGCGGCGACGGTGCGAAGACGGTCAACATCTCCACGATGTCGGCGATCGTCGTGGCCGGCTCGGGCGCCACGGTGGTCAAGCACGGCAACCGGGCCGCCTCCTCCGCGTCCGGCGCCTCGGACGTCCTGGAGAAGCTGGGCGTCAATCTGGAGCTGACCCCGCGCCGGGTGGCCGAGGTGGCCCAGGAGGCCGGGATCACCTTCTGCTTCGCGATCAAGTTCCACCCGGCGCTGCGTCATGTGGGCGCCGCGCGCGGTCAGTTGGGCATCCGCACGGTGTTCAACGTGCTCGGCCCGCTGACCAACCCCGCCAAGGTGCGGGCCCAGGCGGTCGGGGTCGCGGACCCGCGGATGGCGCCGGTGGTCGCGGGCGTCTTCGCCGAGCGCGGCAACTCGTCCCTGGTCTTCCGGGGTGACGACGGCCTCGACGAGCTGACCACGACGGCCACGTCCCATGTGTGGGTCGTCCGTGACGGCAAGGTCACCGAGGAGACCTTCGATCCGCGCGACGTCGGGCTCGAGCTGGTCCCGGTCGAGGCCCTGCGGGGCGGGGACCCGTCGTTCAACGCGGAGGTCGCCCGTCGCCTCCTGGAGGGCGAGAGCGGCCCGGTGCGGGACGCCGTGCTCCTGAACTCGGCGGCGGCGCTGGTGGCCCTGGAGCCGGGCTCCGGGACCCTTGCCGAGCAGCTGCGCGGCGGCATGGACAGGGCGGCCGAGTCGATCGACTCGGGTGCGGCCAAACGGGCGCTGGACCGCTGGGTCGCCGCCACCAACGCGTAG
- the qcrB gene encoding cytochrome bc1 complex cytochrome b subunit, with amino-acid sequence MSTNDKTESNDSRERGKAPAGERIADWADGRLGIYTLAKANMRKIFPDHWSFMLGEICLYSFIIIILTGVYLTLFFHPSMNEVEYHGSYVPLQGQLMSEAFSSTLHISFDVRGGLLIRQIHHWAALIFLAGMFVHMMRVFFTGAFRKPREINWLFGFLLFVLGMFTGFTGYSLPDDLLSGTGVRFTQGAILSMPIVGTYISMFLFGGEFPGHDFVARFYSIHILLLPGIMLGLVVGHLILVFYHKHTQFAGPGKSNKNVVGMPLLPVYMAKAGGFFFLVFGAIAVIAGIAQINPIWAMGPYRPDQVSTGAQPDWYMGFAEGLIRFMPGWEINLWGHTLVLGVFIPLVLFGVLLAILALYPFIESWVTGDKREHHILDRPRNAPTRTALGVGWVTMYMIMLVGGGNDLWATHFHLSINSITWFVRIFFIAGPVIAYIATKRICLGLQRRDRDKVLHGRETGTIKRLPHGEFIEIHEPLSQEQLHTLTAHEQYEPAAIGAAVDENGVERKVTGKEKLRAKISGAYFGEDQQISKPTVEEYKEITSGHGHH; translated from the coding sequence ATGAGCACCAACGACAAGACCGAGAGCAACGACTCCCGCGAGCGCGGGAAGGCCCCGGCCGGCGAGCGGATCGCCGACTGGGCCGACGGCCGGCTGGGGATCTACACCCTCGCCAAGGCCAACATGCGCAAGATCTTCCCCGACCACTGGTCGTTCATGCTGGGTGAGATCTGCCTCTACAGCTTCATCATCATCATCCTCACGGGTGTGTACCTGACGCTGTTCTTCCACCCGTCGATGAACGAGGTGGAGTACCACGGCAGCTACGTCCCGCTGCAGGGACAGCTGATGTCGGAGGCGTTCAGCTCGACGCTGCACATCTCCTTCGACGTGCGCGGCGGTCTGCTCATCCGGCAGATCCACCACTGGGCGGCGCTGATCTTCCTCGCCGGCATGTTCGTGCACATGATGCGGGTGTTCTTCACGGGCGCGTTCCGCAAGCCGCGTGAGATCAACTGGCTGTTCGGATTCCTGCTGTTCGTCCTGGGCATGTTCACCGGTTTCACCGGTTACTCGCTCCCGGACGACCTGCTCTCCGGCACCGGTGTCCGCTTCACCCAGGGCGCGATCCTGTCGATGCCCATCGTCGGCACGTACATCTCGATGTTCCTGTTCGGCGGGGAGTTCCCCGGTCACGACTTCGTGGCGCGGTTCTACTCGATCCACATCCTGCTGCTGCCGGGCATCATGCTCGGCCTGGTGGTCGGCCACCTGATCCTGGTCTTCTACCACAAGCACACGCAGTTCGCGGGCCCCGGAAAGAGCAACAAGAACGTCGTCGGCATGCCGCTGCTGCCGGTGTACATGGCCAAGGCCGGAGGCTTCTTCTTCCTGGTCTTCGGTGCCATCGCGGTCATCGCGGGCATCGCGCAGATCAACCCGATCTGGGCCATGGGCCCCTACCGTCCGGACCAGGTGTCCACCGGCGCCCAGCCCGACTGGTACATGGGCTTCGCCGAGGGCCTGATCCGCTTCATGCCGGGCTGGGAGATCAACCTCTGGGGCCACACCCTGGTCCTGGGCGTGTTCATCCCGCTGGTGCTGTTCGGTGTCCTCCTCGCGATCCTCGCTCTCTACCCGTTCATCGAGTCGTGGGTCACGGGCGACAAGCGCGAGCACCACATCCTGGACCGGCCGCGCAACGCCCCGACGCGCACCGCGCTGGGCGTCGGCTGGGTCACGATGTACATGATCATGCTGGTCGGTGGTGGCAACGACCTCTGGGCCACCCACTTCCACCTGTCGATCAACTCGATCACCTGGTTCGTCCGGATCTTCTTCATCGCCGGACCGGTCATCGCGTACATCGCCACCAAGCGGATCTGCCTCGGCCTTCAGCGCCGGGACCGGGACAAGGTGCTGCACGGTCGCGAGACCGGCACCATCAAGCGCCTGCCGCACGGTGAGTTCATCGAGATCCACGAGCCGCTCAGCCAGGAGCAGCTGCACACCCTCACGGCGCACGAGCAGTACGAGCCGGCCGCGATCGGCGCCGCCGTCGACGAGAACGGCGTCGAGCGCAAGGTGACGGGCAAGGAGAAGCTCCGCGCCAAGATCAGCGGCGCGTACTTCGGTGAGGACCAGCAGATTTCGAAGCCCACCGTGGAGGAGTACAAGGAGATCACGAGCGGCCACGGCCACCACTGA